GAGGTTTTAAATTTAGAGGCAGATTTGGAAATATCAGACAAAGTAACTGATGCTATTTTACCCTTTTAAAATATTTGCCTAACAAGCTGTTAAACAAGGACAAAATACAGTTGGCTTTTGCTCCTTCGTCGCTTATTCTAGCCAACTTTATTTAGCCTGTTAACAGGGCGTTATGTGAAAGGTAGTTATTTGTTTAGTATCGGTCTATTTGTATTTTTGCTAATGTCAGCTGGTATTTTCTACTTTGCTGACGACGGAGGCGCTTTTGAGCACTACGCTGTAGCGTTCTTGTGGGCTGTGTTGGCAAAATTTTTTGTTGAAAAATTGCTAGGGCGCCCAATGAAGTATCTTCATTTCATGGATATCCCTGCGAGGCCCGATTCAGAAAAACATCGAAATACTATTCTAATAATTTGGTTTTCTATAGCCTGCTTTTTTAGCTACTTAATTGCATTTAAATGAGTAATTCACATAACAATCGCAGGCACCGGATCACAAATTTCGCCGCAGGCTCATTTGCTCACCGGTGTTGCTACCACGTTATGTGCTTTCGCTACTTCGAACTCACAGTAAATTCGGTCAGATTAAGATAAATTAACTGATCTCTCAATCCGTTAATTTACATTGATGGCTTAAGGATAAGTGTTAGATGTTAAAAAAAATAAAGCTAATACAAGGTATTGGCAATTTCACCAAAACCGTTGCAGGTGGAATAGATCTTGGTGATGTGACCGTTATCTATGGTGAGAATAGAAATGGTAAGAGTACCCTCTGTGATGTTATTCATTCACTAGCAGAAGATGATCCTGATTTTATAATGCATCGAAAAAGCATACCAAATGACCCAACTAAACCGCCTAAAGTTGAATTCATGTTCGGTACTGCGACAGGTAATGTTACATCTAAATTCGAAAACGGCCAGTGGCAAGTAAAAACTCCTGATTGTTCAGGTTTATATGTTTTTGACCAAAGCTTTATACATAGGAATGTAATCACTGGTCAGAAGCAAGAGCGGCCAAACTCTGAAAACATGACAAGTTTTATTCTTGGTGAGAGTAACACCGCTTTGTTTGCGGCTTTAGCTGAGATGAATAACAACCTTCGTGCTGATAAAAAACTTCTCTCTGATATTGAAGGGCAATTTATAACTCACGCTGTGGGTAATGCTCCTGCGTATGCTAACTCCGCTTTACCTTCGGAGACTAAAGAACAGTTAGAAACTAACGTGGCGGCACATGACGAATCAAAACTGCAAGTCACAACTACCATTCAGAATATCGAAAAAATCAAACGTCGTAATGTTCTAAATGCGGTTGGTACACAGGTCAACTTTGCTCAAGCAATTGATTCAATTAATGCTGTACTAGCATCTAGCCTTCAAAATGTTCATCAAGATTCATTGGTATCACTGCAAAATCACATGAGCAATCATGTGAACAACTCAGCTACTTTTAAAGGTTGGGCTAGCCAAGGTATCGCACAAATAAAAGATGATTGTCCTTTCTGTGGGCAGGCTTTAAGTGCTGATGCTCAAGGCCTAATCGCTGCGTACCAGCAGGCTTTTAATGCTGAGTTTGATAGATTTAACAGAGAAAAAAGACAAACTTTAAATGGCCTTCGTCAGCCATTTAGTATTCCAAATACTCGTGAAAACCTTATTCAGCTACACCAAGCCAATAAACAAGTGTTTGAGCTGTATGTGGAGCCTCAAATTATAACCAATCAAGCTCTAGCGCCTTTAACTGCTTCATTGGAACAAAAGCATGAAGATATTCTCGCTTCTTTTGATGCCGTTATTGCAAATAGTCAGCAAGCAACGGAATTCTGGATACCGAGACTAGAGCAAAAGTTTACTACGCCCTACGAACCTGCTCAACTCGTTACCTTCGATGTACTGAACACAGCAGCAACAACGTATAATCAAGCTATCTATGAATATTGGGTAGTCGCAGAGCAAATTAACGCTATCTTCAATGCTTATAAAGGCTCACTTAATGAAGTGGAGCTGAATCATCAATTGACAGAAATTGCACAACAACAAACACAAGCTAATTTGGCGCTAAAGCGGATAGCATTAGAGCCTCTTTGTGTTCAGTACAGACAGAAGCTAGCAACTGTTAATGAGTTAGATACTACTTATAAAGCACAAAAGCAGAAGCTCGAACAATCACAAACAGCGTATTTAGATACTTACTTTGATTTGATAAATGGACTGTTTCGTCAGCTCGGCTCAAGTAACTTTGAGATTATCAAAGTACCTAATAATCGCGGCAGACAAGTTATCTATGATCTTCGTGTTAAGTTTAAAGGTGAGGATATTTCTGCTGATAAGATTAATACAGTATTTAGTGAGTCAGACCGCAGAGCGCTAGCCCTTTGTATATTTTTAGCTAAGGTGATGTCTCTTCCAACAGAGGAGAAAGCTAAGGCTATTTTAGTGCTGGATGATCCTGTTACTAGTTTTGACAATGAACGAATAGCACTGATTCTCAATAAACTGGATGAGCTGCAACGGACTATTAAACAACTTGTACTAACGACTCACTATAAAGGAATGGCAGCAAAAGCTGTGAAGAAATTCAGGCGGTGCGCTAAATCGGTAAAATTAGTTCATGGTGCTGAAACTTGCTCGATAGAAGCCGTTGAAATTGATGACATGATGGCTACAGAGCATGATGTTGCTTTTGACAGAATTAAAGCATTTGTTAATCGTGAAACTAATAACGACATTCTCACAACCTTGCGACCTTTCTTTGAGGGAGAAATTCGTCATCGTTTTAAGAAACAGCTCATTGATCTTGGTGAAGCGAAATCAGACCTGTCAGTTTGCACTGTTGCTTTAAGGGAAAAGGGCTATATCACTGCTGAACTTGAAGCTCGCCTGAGTGCGATTCGAGATACTTTAAACACACCTATGCACGAAATTGGCGATGACGCGCTTGAAAACACAAGAGCGCTAGCTGAACAGGTCATTACTGTTGTTTATGATGAACTGTAGATGCACATAATAAACCGTTATGTGCATAAAAAATCAGATAAATCTTGAAAAATATATCATG
This window of the Pelagibaculum spongiae genome carries:
- a CDS encoding AAA family ATPase, which encodes MLKKIKLIQGIGNFTKTVAGGIDLGDVTVIYGENRNGKSTLCDVIHSLAEDDPDFIMHRKSIPNDPTKPPKVEFMFGTATGNVTSKFENGQWQVKTPDCSGLYVFDQSFIHRNVITGQKQERPNSENMTSFILGESNTALFAALAEMNNNLRADKKLLSDIEGQFITHAVGNAPAYANSALPSETKEQLETNVAAHDESKLQVTTTIQNIEKIKRRNVLNAVGTQVNFAQAIDSINAVLASSLQNVHQDSLVSLQNHMSNHVNNSATFKGWASQGIAQIKDDCPFCGQALSADAQGLIAAYQQAFNAEFDRFNREKRQTLNGLRQPFSIPNTRENLIQLHQANKQVFELYVEPQIITNQALAPLTASLEQKHEDILASFDAVIANSQQATEFWIPRLEQKFTTPYEPAQLVTFDVLNTAATTYNQAIYEYWVVAEQINAIFNAYKGSLNEVELNHQLTEIAQQQTQANLALKRIALEPLCVQYRQKLATVNELDTTYKAQKQKLEQSQTAYLDTYFDLINGLFRQLGSSNFEIIKVPNNRGRQVIYDLRVKFKGEDISADKINTVFSESDRRALALCIFLAKVMSLPTEEKAKAILVLDDPVTSFDNERIALILNKLDELQRTIKQLVLTTHYKGMAAKAVKKFRRCAKSVKLVHGAETCSIEAVEIDDMMATEHDVAFDRIKAFVNRETNNDILTTLRPFFEGEIRHRFKKQLIDLGEAKSDLSVCTVALREKGYITAELEARLSAIRDTLNTPMHEIGDDALENTRALAEQVITVVYDEL